The window GAGTATAACCTGCTATCTAAATCTGCCTATAGTTTTGCCAGAGGTATCCACACCAATCCTGATGCTTTACAGCATTACCAAAGACTATTTCAACTGTGAGTTCTGCCACCAGATCAGGGGCAAAATGATGAGCGATGGAAGAGGAGAAAGTAAAAATTCTTTAAGCAGCTGTGTTGAAGCTGTTAATGCATTGAGTGGTATTAACCTATTCAAAATCAGGAGGAAAACGGCTACTATCGTAGTCAAAAGATAAAGCAGCAACAGCTTCTTCCACCAGCTTTTGTCTTTAGTCAGCAGGTTTAATAAGGCACTATTACCCAGATAGAACAGCAGCAGATATAATACTAAACCTGGTAGCTGTACCAGTAATCCAGCAGCATTAGCTGCTGTTTCTTCTGAACGATGTATTAAGCTGAATTTCAGGGGACTCTCCCAAAATAAAAAATACTCCTCTCTGATATATCCTACCCCTAACAGCACCACTAATACCAGAAGGGCAGGGATAGGATTACGAAGGTCTTTAAGCGACAGCAAGCTTTTTAGAAGAGGAAGACGGTGTTGCAAATTTTTTCACCCATAGCATCCACAGACCAAAAACAGCCGCATACATCAGGATGGTGAAGGAGTATTTGTGGTTGAATTCCAGCCATTCGGCATGATAGATCTGGATCAGCGACAGGCTTGTTACCCTCAATACATTCAGTAAAAACAAAAGCATCACACCTGCCGGTATAAATAACAGCTTTTTGCTCCAGTTTTTGGGGAAAATCAGGATGAAGGCTGCAAAGAGAGCGAAGACAATAAGGCCATTGCAGTTGGAGGCGATTAGCAATAGGGGTTCATTATCTAGAAACAATTCAGATCCCTCTGCGACTTTTGCTGCCTCTATATTATAACCAAGCAGATTTAGGGAAAGTGCACCTGCGCCGGCTGTGATCTGGGTGAGAAAAGTATCAGGTTGTTGTAGAGTTCTTAGAAAGCCTTCGTACACCACAAACCAGCTTATCATCAAGACAACAGCCTTGATGATAAACCGGGTGGTAGTATTTGGTTTTTTAAGCCTCCTGATTATCATGTGCATTTTTGTTGAACAGGTACAGTTTGCGTGCACCATAGGCTACACCTGCAGCAGCAAGTATGCTGATACCTCCATCAATTGGGATGGCAGGGCGGGGCGGGCCCGGAGGCCTGCCTTTGGGACCCTTGCCTGGAACGGCATCTGGCTGTGCAAATCCTGTAAAGCCTACAAACAAAAGTGCTACCAGTAACACAGTGTATTTAAAATATCTTCTCATTTATTTCACCCTCTACAGGGAACAAATCTAAATATTAATTTTTAACTATCCTTACTCTTGCTTTTGTAGCGCCATCCTGAACTTCCAGTATGTAAGTTCCGCTGTGGAGGGTGCTGATGTCAACAGTTAAAACGTCTGTAGAGATGGGGTTAGTTCTGGGACTTAAGATTAATTTACCTTCCAGGCTGTACACCCTGATGTTCAGGGCATGAGCGCCTTTACTATTTGCAGCGATCTGCAGCTGACCTGTCGTTGGATTTGGCCATACCCGGAGGCCTAATTTTGCCAGCTCTTCCAGACCCAGCACCTCCAGGGTATGTGGATCGGAGAGTACTGAACAACCCTGCTCACTGATTAGCTGCACCGTATAGGTACCACTTGCAGCTGGCTCCAGCTGTGCTGCGGTAGCACCTTCCAGTGCTACACCATCTACAAACCACTGGTAAACGCCTGCACCGGATGCTAGTAATAAACCTTCCTGCTCTGTGATCACCGGCTTTTCAAGGATCTCCACTTCTGCAGTTACCAGTACGCGTTTGCTTTCGCAACCGGCAGGGCTAAGGATACTTACATAGTAGGCTTGTGTCTGCTGTAGTTCAGGAGTCTGGTAGGTATTTGTTTGGGTAGTTGCTTCGGGAGCTTCTGCGGTTTCACTGGTAAACCAGCGGTAGCTGCCACCTTCCGGAGCGCCTTCGGCACTTAAAGTAACGGATCCGGTACCGCAGGCTATGCCAGAAGAAACACCTGTCACTTTGTAAATTGGTTCTGCCTGCAGGCTAACCGTTTGGGTGAGGGTAACAGCCTCGCATCCTTCTCTGAATGCAGTAAAACTAAGTATGGCTGCTTCTCCATTCAGGAGCGAAGCAGGAATCATGAATTCAAGTGTGTTTTCTTCTCCTGATTTAGCTTCACCAACTGCTTCGCCATTCAGCTGGGGCAGGTACTGAACACCACTATGGATGTTCTCCAATACTACTTTAATATCAGCACTGCCGCAGGCTTGTGCGGTTTGCACTACCACCTCGTCCTGAATAGGTGCATAATCAGCGTGTAGTTTGAAACGCTCACTGCCATAACTTTTCGGATCGGCGGTGATGGTAAAGTTATACTGGCTCGCAGCCTCGAGTGCAACGGTTTCTCCTGTGTAATTATCAATAAGACTAAAGCTAACGGAACGGGTAAAAGAATCCATCTCCCTAAGGGTAAAGGTATATTCACCGGGTGCAGGATAATCCAGCAGGAGGGGGACTTCAGTAGTACAGGCAAACCATGGCAGGAAGTTGTAGGCCAGGTCTTCCTGATTAGCACCCAGGCTGGATAGGCTGAAATAAGTGTTTTTCAGCTTATAGGTGTCACGCTTTAATTCATATCCCACTTTTGCATCTTCTCTGAAAATGATTGCCGTCTCATCCATCAGTTTGCCATCAGACAGTGTCAACACTAAAACATCTTTAGGCTGCTCCTTGCGGAAAAATTCTGCTTCGGTCACGAGTGCTTTATCAGATTCGCTGATCGTTAAAACAGGGTTTTCCGCTATAGCATTTACCCAGAAACCCTGGCCACTGGCAATAATATCAGAAGCACCTTCCCCTAATCCTATTCCAACTTCCGCATTGAAAGAAACATAACCATATTCCTCTTCTGTATCTGTTGCATGATTAGAGATCCAAACGGTTGGATCAATATTACTACTTGTTGAATACATGCTGCTCCAGGAGATAGAACTTGGGTAGGGATTTCCCAGCAGGTTCCAGCCATCATCATCAATATCATCAAAATCAGTATCAGTAAATGAAACCGGAAAGCTAAGGCTACCCTGATGCACAATGCCCTTCAGGTTCAGGGTTACATCGCTGCTGCCTAATGCTCTCTCAACTGCATAACCTCTTCCAGGCTGCAGGGCAGGCCCGATAGTAGGAGAGGGAAATGCTTTCCAGCCGGCATCCACATCGCCTGCAACTGTTTCGTCATATACATATATAGTAGGAATAGGGCTACCTGCAGGTTGAATGGGCATTCCTGTGATATCTGCCAGGGTAGGCTGTGAACCGTCTGCTTTTTCTGCTATAGGCGTGGCAATATACCTGAAGATCAGTCCTTTGTCTACCATATAACGCTGCACCACCATTGCACCAACTATTTGAGCACCATTTTGGAGGGGACCCACATTGGCTGTTAATGCTGCATCAGAGAGCAGTGTGAAATTTACAACATTATTAGCATCTCCATCAGGATCAAATATAGCACCATCCTGCAATAACAGAAGGTTTTTTAAATTCTGATCAGAAACTACCCTTACATTGGGACTTTCAATATTAAGATTGAAAAAGGTAGTGGGACTCACACCGCCGATGGTTTGCTGAACAGAGCCATTCAAAAATACCGTATTTTCTCCGCTGATTAATTCACCATCACTGTACCAGTCACCGGCAAGATAAATATCATTTTCATTTGCGTCCAGCTTTGCATCATTGGTAGAGATGGTCAGATTGCCTTCCACGACTAAATCAGAGTTTTGTAATATTTTGACGCCGGTATTGCTAAGCTGTAGGTCAGCAAAAGGCTGTCCTGCTGAATATATATTCTGATCTAAATTACCATTCAGAATTACAGTTCCCCCACCATGCTCAAAAATGCAATTTGTATTGATCCAGTCACCTTCAAGCTGAAGCTGTCTGCCACTAAGATCTAAGGTAGTAGGGATCAAAGCCGGATTGGTAGTCGTTTCAATAATTAGATCTCCGTTGATGTTCAGGGGACTATCTATGATTTTATAATCACTTCCGGAAAATCTCACATTTCCATACGGGTTGTTGCGTGAATCAATTGTTTGAATTAAACCATTGAAAACGAAAGTAGAATTAAGGCCTGAAAAAGTGCCTGTGCTCAACCAGTCACCGGTCACATAGACAGTTACTGCAGTACCATCAATAGAGGTGAGGTTTTGTGGTTCCTGAACCTGAACTGTTCTTAGAAAAAGATTTGCAGAACCAGTTCCAGGATTTGTTAAAGCACCATTTCTAAAGATTGTATTTCTGGCCACCGTCAGTGAGAGATTTCCGGAGCCTAGGCTAAATGCATTGCTCATGAGATTGATAGGACCCGAACCATTGATGATCATGTCCTGACCCACGCTCACCGTTAAATCAGATTCTTCTGCAAAATTTACGCCTCTGGCTGATTCAATCTCTAGAGTTCTGACGGCAACATTATTGTTGGGTTTAAAATTATAAACAAAGGATAGTTTAGCATTTGCCCTGATCGCCATGGTTCTGGCTACTTTTAGATCTAAAGGTTCTCCTCTGGAAAGATACACCTCACCATTACCAGTATTGATGAACTCTAAATTTTCATTAACATTTATGAGCTTTCCATTTAAATCAATAGTGCCCTGTAAATCAGGTGTATTCCAGATGAAAGCCAGAAAAGGCTGATCTAGGCCTGCAGGGGCCTGGGTGTTAGTTGTATATCCAGTAATCCTGACAGTGCCATTTTTCCAGTCTGTTATAGGTATGGCGCCACTTTCAGTGGTATGCGCATGTTCATATACACTATTTCTGTTGAAGGCTAATGTTTTACTTTCGGCATTTGAGATAGTAGAACCATTAAGTGCACGCAATGTGCCGGTAACGCTAAGCGCACCCAACGTATTTCCATTACCCGGAGTAAGGGTTAAATCTGTACCCTCACCATTAATGATCACTAATGTTGCGCCGGCTGCAACATTAAGAGTACCGCCGCCCACTATGTTTGTTTGATCGATGGTGATTGTTTGTCCACCGGTAATATTAATGGTACTGCCAATGCTGATATTACCATCACTGCTGCTGGGATACTCATTGGTATCTACCCAGGCACTTCCATCATACCGCTGCCAGGTAGCAGTGCCGGTCCAGGAAGCTGAATTCCCCCTTAAGCCAGGCCGGGTTTGAAAATCTCCTGCCGATTGTGCCAGGGCTTCTGCAGAAAACAGTAATATAAGGATCAGAGCGTAGAGGTTTGTTCTCATGGACGGAGTTATACTAATTTCTCGAAAGAGTAAAATTAAGAATTTCTTCTGCAGAAATATTAAACTATTTGTTAAATCTTTGTACAAAGACGTATCTACCTCCATTTACGTTGGAAATATTATAGGTCTATTTGTACTGTTCGCATGATCCAACATCCTGTAAGACTTGATCTCTATGATAATAGCTGGTACTCCACTGGTGCCGGCAAATTAAAATCTATACTATGGTATATAGTCAATGCTTTAATTTTTATTAACCCAATACTACCTGTCAGTAGTATCAAGGTAAGTCTGCTCAGGCTGTTTGGGGCTAATATAGGAGAGGGCGTTGTGATCAAGCCCGGGGTTAATATCAAGTTTCCCTGGCGACTTACCATCGGTAATTGGGTCTGGATAGGGGAACGGGTGTGGATTGATAACCTGGTGGAGGTATCGATTGGTGACCATGTCTGTATCTCACAGGGGACCATGTTACTGACCGGCAACCATAATTATAAGAAACAAACCTTTGACCTGATGGTGGATCCAATCGTAATAGAAAATGGCTGCTGGATCGGGGCAAAAAGTACGGTTTGTCCCGGAATAGTCTGCGGTAGTCATTCCGTACTGGCCGTGGGCAGTATTGCTACTGCTTCTTTGGAACCATGGACGATTTACCAGGGAAATCCTGCCAAAGCTGTACGAACGCGCACTGTTATTTGACATTTACAGCGATTACATTACATTTGCACTTTCCTAATAGGATCAGTTCGTAAATTAGTACAGTAAAATACCTGTGCTGTGAAAATATCAATCATTACAGTCGTATACAATAACGTGAATACCCTCCGCGACACAATTGAATCTGTGTTAAATCAGGATTATTCCAATATTGAATATATCATTGTTGATGGCAGGAGCACAGATGGCACAGTAGAACTGGTACAGTCTTATGGAAAGCGCATCCATAAATTTATCTCTGAAGAGGATAATGGGCTCTATGATGCCATCAACAAAGGAATTTCAGTTGCCAGTGGTGATGTAATCGGATTGCTGCACTCCGATGACCTTTTTTACAAATCAAGCGCTGTCAGCCAGATCGTTCAGGCTTTCGATAGCAATACTGTTGATTCGGTTTATTCTGATATGCACTACGTCGATAAAACCGACACTTGGAAGGTGATCAGGGACTGGAAGAGTGGTACTTATGAAAGATCCCGCTTTCGCAGAGGCTGGATGCCGCCACATCCCACTTTTTATGTACGCCGTTCGGTTTACGAAACCTACGGACTTTACGACACCGACTTTAGAAGTGCTGCCGATTATGAATTAATGCTGCGGTACTTATATAAGTATGGTATCAGCACCTACTATATTCAGGATACGCTGATAAAAATGCGAGTTGGGGGAGCCAGTAACTATAGTTTCATGCACCGGATCAAAGCTAACCGGGAGGATTACATCGCCTGGAAGAAAAACAATCTCTCTCCCAGGTTTTACACACGCTTCATGAAACCGCTTAGAAAAATTTCGCAGTACACGGCTATCAGAAAACTGGGCTTCTTTAGAACTTAGCCCTTCTGTATCTTCTTCGTTGTGCCGGACCTGGTGAGTATACCACTTTGATCGCAGAGATCATGTACCAATCCTTGTTACCCGGATTTCCTCTGTAACGATCTCCCCAATAAAATTCATAGGGACCAGGGTAGGTGCGGTCTACAGCCTGTTCTTTAGGTATATTTCTTTCCTGCAGAAACTCATCCCTACGATCAGACAGAGCCCTGGCCAATGGATTATCCAATGCGGCAGGATCCGGATATTTCGTGCTCACATCGTCGAGGTAATCGCTGCCTGTATAGCGGTAACCAATCTCAAAGGACATGTCCCACTGCGGAAAAACATCATGATAAGTAACACCAATACCGAATGGCAGTGAAAGCAGGACAGGGGAATAGGCAACATCCTCTGTTTGCAGCGGCCTTAGGCTATGCCATTCGTCCTGGTAATAAGCCTTGGGAGTATTGGTTGTAAATCCTATACCAGCAAAGGCATATGGATTCCAGCTTGGCTTGTTTCTACCGCGGGCATATTTATTATATAAGTAACCTACGGCAACTACACTACCCTCAAGATTATCAGATCTGAAAGAAAGGTTACGTGGATAGATGGGATGTTCCATATCATTATAGGTATCATCGCCGGAAATCCTGTACCACAGCAGTTCCCCTCTCAAAGAAAAATTTTGCGAGAACCTATATTGTACGCCGCCCCCCAGCGAAGGCTTTGCCCAGAGATCTATATTTTGCTTAAGGTCTCCGAAATAAGAGCTGATTCCAGCACTACCCATGTAAGAGATTTCTCCTATGCGCTGCATGCGCGACTGATAGGTACGGCGAACCCTTTTTCGGCGGATCTGCGCATCAGCAAAGCTGGAAATCAAAAGAAAGAAGGCCAGGAATAACAGTACTTTACGCATAGAGAGCGTTATTTTTAAGATGCAATATATATAATTAAGAATTAAACTTCTTATTGGTGTAGGCAAATTGATGATTTCACCTACTTTTTATGTAATCTGAAATTAGCAATCCTCTTTTTCTTGCAAGTACCGGCGACCTTGATTAATATTGGCAACATGTTCAACAGCATGATCTATTGCAACAACAGAAACATTAGTAACATCAATAATACACGATAGATAGTATGACAAAAGTAATTGCTTTAAGCAACCACAAGGGAGGGGTAGGGAAGACCACATCTACGGTTAACATTGGCGCTGGCCTTGCGCAAAAAGGAAAAAGAGTGCTGTTGATCGACATGGACCCACAGGCAAATCTTTCGCAGTGCTTTGGGGTGCAGGATCCGGAGTTTACCATCTATGGTGCTCTGGTAGGGGAGCATGAGCTAAAGCCTTATGAAGTGCGGGAGAATCTGCATGTAGTACCATCCACACTTGATCTGGCAGGTGCAGAAGTAGAGTTAGCTTCCAAAATTGCCCGGGAAACAATTCTGAAGAAGCTGGTCGATAAGATTAAAAATCAGTATGACTATATTCTGATAGATTGTGCTCCTTCCTTAGGACTGATCACAATCAACGCTTTTGCGGCAACCGATGAGATTTACATTCCGCTCCAGGCCCAGTTTTTGGCTTTACATGGTTTGGATAAACTACAGGATATCGTTGAACTTGTACGTGAAAACATTAATCCCCGTCTGCACATCAGTGGGGTATTCACCACCCAATATGATGGCCGTAAAGTTCTGAACCGCGATATTGCTGACCTGGTTAATGAACATTTCAAAGACAAAGCTTTTAAAACCGTAATCCGTGACAATGTTACCCTGGCAGAAGCACCCAGCCACTGGAAGGATATATTCTCCTATAACCCTAAATGTAACGGGGCACTGGACTATGCGGCGCTGGTAGAAGAGATACTCCAAAGACAGGAAACAGGCAAGGCAGTTCACCAGTAATACTTGTGTTACCAATATTTTTTGATAACTTTATATTCATTGTATTACAAGTATTATAATTAGAATGGCACAACGTAAAAGCTTCAGAGGAGCGATAGATAAGACAAATATAACAGATAAGGGAGGTATCAAAAGTCTGGTAGGTTCAGCGCCTGCCAATCAGCCGGTACCAAAACTTGCAGAAGAAGAACCGGCGGCAACTGAAGATGCAAAGGATATCCGCCAGACCTTTGTTATCCGGGAGGATTATCTGGAACGGCTGAAAGATTATGTGCACATGATGCGCATTACTGAAGATTCCTATTACACACAGAAAGATGCTATGCAGGATGCGCTCGACAAGCTCTTTGAATCTGCAGGTAACATCCCTGATCGGCCGGAAAAGCTGAAAGAACGTGAAAAGGAAAGAGCCAGCCGGATCAGAAAAGCCCGCAGAAGCTGATAATTAAACATTCCAGAATTTAGCCACCCCAGGGTGGCTTTTTTTTATGCAAAATAAGATGTTCCAATAGTTAACCGATAACTTATTGTTCTATGTGAATACGATGTTAAGTGATAACTTAATGTTTCTGATCTTACTATATCACAAACCTCTTATTCTAAAAAATTAGACTGGCTAAGTCGGTGGGCAAGCTTCAGATTTTTCCAGTTGGTCAATACCCCTGTTAACTATTAATATTCTTACTTCCTTTTCCCGGATTTACAGAAAACAGGTTATGCGCTGGGAATACCATACAGCTTTAGGAGAGGGAGTAGCAGGTAAAGTACCTGATTCATTTCCTGCATAACATCAGCATTCTGCTTTTCATCCTTACCATGATTAGGGTCATACCTATGATATCAATATTGACTGTGATACTGAAATTATCAACTTTTTATATTAACATATATAACCCAGGTAATATGAATAATACTTTATTATAGGTATTACTTATTGATGCAAGATTACTGGGATGGTTTTTGATCCTTATGTTACTTTATATAAGTGGAATTACCAATGTTACTGATATTTATTATATTTAAACAGCTATTAATCAATAAGTTAAAAAGATAATATTTTTTTAATTATTACACCCCACCCATGTGGGTAGCATTCAGAATAGTTCTGCTGGAATGAAAGTCATTTGAATTCATTCGTAATTTTTAATACTGAAGACTACTTCTATCTATATGAAAGCTTCTGTCTGGACTATAATACTTGCGTTCTTGGCTATCTTAACTCTATGAGCAGTTGTCAGTTAAAGCACCAATCATCTAGGGGCAGCGCCATACGAGAGATGTAAATGATTTACAGCGATCTCTTTATTTTTTACTGCTGATGGTCCGGCATTCACACAATTTCACATGAATACAAACCATTTATGCGTTACAGACCCGATCAATAATCATAAAAAATAATGTGGTTTACGATTAATCTAAAATATAACGGCTTAACTACAATGCACAGGCAAGAAAACTTCAGCAGCTAACTATCAGGCAAATCATTTAGGCTGATCGCCTGTTAGAATTCTAATAAGGAAGGGTATATATAAAGTTAATTTGAAGAAGCATTTACATCATTCTTCTTTGAACACATTAATCTTCTTTCGTTGCCATAACAGTCATCAGTATCAACAACTCATGATACATAAGTAATACTAGGTAACTCAAGTTATGATACTTACTTCGTAATCAAATATTACAGAGTAGCTTTTTCAATATGATGTTACTTTGTAAGTCTATATTATATGTGTTATATATTAACTCTATTGTGATAATTAATATTAATAACAAAAAGATATATATCATTATGTAACAGGCATATAACACCAAGCTAGTATTTGATCTATATAAAGCCAGAGGCTAAGCAGGAGTAATTGTAAAGCTCTATGGGCTGAAATCCATTTTTTCCGGTGCCATATTACCACTACTCATCTTCACTAAAACATGAATCCTGATAGGTATAATTTATTTATTATTCCGGTGGAAGATCTTCATCAGGGTCGTGATCATTCGCATCAACACCAGGCGGATTGAAGAGCCCCCACCGGTCAATCACATAATTCCACTGGTCGAATCCTTTCACCCAGTCCAGAAATAACAGCCGATATTCTTCAATAGCTGCTCTGATTAATTCCAGGTAGTGCGTTTCTCTGAAGCCAAACATTTCTAACCCGCTGCAGTGCGTCAACAGGTCTCTTGCTGCCTTTCTGATGATGGCAGCGCTTTCCATTTTTAGATCATAAAATTCCGTTGCTTCTGCACTCACTACTTTTGCATAAAGCACCATTGCATCTTCCAGTACAAATTCTTTAAAGCTCGAGAGTACATCATCATCATCCGGAATAATCGCAACTATTGCAGCGCTCAAATCATAGATTTCCTTACCCTTCAGTACCAAGGGAATATCTGGATTCCCTAGAGATTCGTCGTCTTCTTCATCTTCCATACTGATCCTGTTATTTAATGAATATCCAGACGCTGGCTCTGGAACTACCAGTAATGACTAACAGGGCTCCTGCTTTGTTGCATGATCCTCTAAAACACCCGTAATTGTCTGGCACAGCTGCCAGAACTTTTACCTTCTGTTTTACTTCCGGAATTTGTTTGGCAGAACTTGAGATGAAGAGTATTAGTGATCTTTATCAAAATAAATAGTGCTGTAAGCCCTAATAGGGTGTATGTTTTTTAT of the Flammeovirgaceae bacterium 311 genome contains:
- a CDS encoding Transmembrane exosortase (Exosortase_EpsH), producing the protein MIIRRLKKPNTTTRFIIKAVVLMISWFVVYEGFLRTLQQPDTFLTQITAGAGALSLNLLGYNIEAAKVAEGSELFLDNEPLLLIASNCNGLIVFALFAAFILIFPKNWSKKLLFIPAGVMLLFLLNVLRVTSLSLIQIYHAEWLEFNHKYSFTILMYAAVFGLWMLWVKKFATPSSSSKKLAVA
- a CDS encoding hemagluttinin repeat-containing protein; this translates as MRTNLYALILILLFSAEALAQSAGDFQTRPGLRGNSASWTGTATWQRYDGSAWVDTNEYPSSSDGNISIGSTINITGGQTITIDQTNIVGGGTLNVAAGATLVIINGEGTDLTLTPGNGNTLGALSVTGTLRALNGSTISNAESKTLAFNRNSVYEHAHTTESGAIPITDWKNGTVRITGYTTNTQAPAGLDQPFLAFIWNTPDLQGTIDLNGKLINVNENLEFINTGNGEVYLSRGEPLDLKVARTMAIRANAKLSFVYNFKPNNNVAVRTLEIESARGVNFAEESDLTVSVGQDMIINGSGPINLMSNAFSLGSGNLSLTVARNTIFRNGALTNPGTGSANLFLRTVQVQEPQNLTSIDGTAVTVYVTGDWLSTGTFSGLNSTFVFNGLIQTIDSRNNPYGNVRFSGSDYKIIDSPLNINGDLIIETTTNPALIPTTLDLSGRQLQLEGDWINTNCIFEHGGGTVILNGNLDQNIYSAGQPFADLQLSNTGVKILQNSDLVVEGNLTISTNDAKLDANENDIYLAGDWYSDGELISGENTVFLNGSVQQTIGGVSPTTFFNLNIESPNVRVVSDQNLKNLLLLQDGAIFDPDGDANNVVNFTLLSDAALTANVGPLQNGAQIVGAMVVQRYMVDKGLIFRYIATPIAEKADGSQPTLADITGMPIQPAGSPIPTIYVYDETVAGDVDAGWKAFPSPTIGPALQPGRGYAVERALGSSDVTLNLKGIVHQGSLSFPVSFTDTDFDDIDDDGWNLLGNPYPSSISWSSMYSTSSNIDPTVWISNHATDTEEEYGYVSFNAEVGIGLGEGASDIIASGQGFWVNAIAENPVLTISESDKALVTEAEFFRKEQPKDVLVLTLSDGKLMDETAIIFREDAKVGYELKRDTYKLKNTYFSLSSLGANQEDLAYNFLPWFACTTEVPLLLDYPAPGEYTFTLREMDSFTRSVSFSLIDNYTGETVALEAASQYNFTITADPKSYGSERFKLHADYAPIQDEVVVQTAQACGSADIKVVLENIHSGVQYLPQLNGEAVGEAKSGEENTLEFMIPASLLNGEAAILSFTAFREGCEAVTLTQTVSLQAEPIYKVTGVSSGIACGTGSVTLSAEGAPEGGSYRWFTSETAEAPEATTQTNTYQTPELQQTQAYYVSILSPAGCESKRVLVTAEVEILEKPVITEQEGLLLASGAGVYQWFVDGVALEGATAAQLEPAASGTYTVQLISEQGCSVLSDPHTLEVLGLEELAKLGLRVWPNPTTGQLQIAANSKGAHALNIRVYSLEGKLILSPRTNPISTDVLTVDISTLHSGTYILEVQDGATKARVRIVKN
- a CDS encoding acyl transferase (COG0110 Acetyltransferase (isoleucine patch superfamily)); protein product: MIQHPVRLDLYDNSWYSTGAGKLKSILWYIVNALIFINPILPVSSIKVSLLRLFGANIGEGVVIKPGVNIKFPWRLTIGNWVWIGERVWIDNLVEVSIGDHVCISQGTMLLTGNHNYKKQTFDLMVDPIVIENGCWIGAKSTVCPGIVCGSHSVLAVGSIATASLEPWTIYQGNPAKAVRTRTVI
- a CDS encoding glycosyl transferase family protein (COG0463 Glycosyltransferases involved in cell wall biogenesis), producing MNTLRDTIESVLNQDYSNIEYIIVDGRSTDGTVELVQSYGKRIHKFISEEDNGLYDAINKGISVASGDVIGLLHSDDLFYKSSAVSQIVQAFDSNTVDSVYSDMHYVDKTDTWKVIRDWKSGTYERSRFRRGWMPPHPTFYVRRSVYETYGLYDTDFRSAADYELMLRYLYKYGISTYYIQDTLIKMRVGGASNYSFMHRIKANREDYIAWKKNNLSPRFYTRFMKPLRKISQYTAIRKLGFFRT
- a CDS encoding chromosome-partitioning ATPase (COG1192 ATPases involved in chromosome partitioning) translates to MTKVIALSNHKGGVGKTTSTVNIGAGLAQKGKRVLLIDMDPQANLSQCFGVQDPEFTIYGALVGEHELKPYEVRENLHVVPSTLDLAGAEVELASKIARETILKKLVDKIKNQYDYILIDCAPSLGLITINAFAATDEIYIPLQAQFLALHGLDKLQDIVELVRENINPRLHISGVFTTQYDGRKVLNRDIADLVNEHFKDKAFKTVIRDNVTLAEAPSHWKDIFSYNPKCNGALDYAALVEEILQRQETGKAVHQ